The following proteins are encoded in a genomic region of Coffea eugenioides isolate CCC68of chromosome 6, Ceug_1.0, whole genome shotgun sequence:
- the LOC113773019 gene encoding protein DETOXIFICATION 16-like isoform X1, producing MDEKNISHGLESPLIPVSLGVQGSSTKHSDFLAEVKKLLALAGPLILVNFLIFALQVIALMFVGHLGELALSGASLATSFASVTGFSLLNGMSGALDTFCGQSYGAKHYRMLGIHMQRAMVVLLLTCIPLTCIWANTGRILAFVGQDPEISFEAEVYARFLIPGIFAVALLYCQIRFLQAQNNVFPMMFTTGIITLVHLLMCWLLVFKSGLGSRGAALASSVSYWINVLLLALYIRLSPSCKMTWTGFSKEAFHHIWKFLTLAIPSAIMTCLEIWSFEMMVLLSGLLPNPKLETSVLSISLNTCSMIYMMPLGLGGAISTRVSNELGAGRPYEARLAACIGLLVVLTEGVLASTSLILLRKVWGYCYSTEEKVVRYVADMMLLLAGSHILEGIQTVLSGTARGCGWQRVGAIINLGAYYLLGIPSAILLAFVYHVGGKGLWIGIIVALAAQASLLGIITVRMNWEKEAKKVADRVSGKVNPREAS from the exons ATGGATGAGAAAAACATAAGCCATGGACTGGAATCCCCACTTATTCCAGTCTCATTAGGAGTTCAGGGATCCAGTACAAAGCATTCCGATTTCTTGGCAGAAGTGAAGAAGCTCTTGGCACTAGCAGGGCCTCTGATCTTGGTCAACTTCTTGATATTTGCTTTGCAGGTGATCGCCCTCATGTTTGTTGGCCACCTTGGAGAGCTAGCTCTTTCTGGTGCTTCTTTGGCTACTTCATTCGCTTCAGTAACTGGTTTCAGCTTGTTG aatGGGATGTCTGGTGCATTGGACACATTCTGCGGTCAGTCCTATGGAGCAAAACACTATCGAATGCTGGGAATTCATATGCAGAGAGCTATGGTCGTCCTTTTACTTACCTGCATCCCTCTTACATGTATTTGGGCAAATACAGGGCGTATTCTTGCGTTTGTGGGGCAAGATCCTGAAATATCATTTGAAGCTGAAGTGTATGCCCGCTTTCTGATACCAGGCATCTTTGCTGTTGCGCTCCTATACTGCCAAATCCGATTTCTGCAAGCCCAAAATAATGTCTTTCCTATGATGTTTACTACTGGAATTATAACATTAGTTCATTTACTCATGTGTTGGCTTCTCGTATTTAAATCAGGCCTCGGAAGCAGAGGTGCTGCTCTGGCTAGCTCCGTTTCGTATTGGATCAATGTTTTGTTGTTAGCGTTGTATATTAGGTTATCTCCTTCCTGTAAAATGACTTGGACTGGATTTTCCAAGGAAGCATTTCATCATATCTGGAAATTTCTTACACTGGCAATTCCTTCTGCTATAATGACCTG CCTAGAGATTTGGTCATTTGAAATGATGGTTTTGCTGTCTGGtcttcttccaaatccaaagctAGAAACATCAGTTCTTTCCATCAG CCTTAACACATGTAGCATGATTTACATGATGCCGCTAGGACTTGGTGGTGCCATCAG TACAAGAGTCTCAAATGAACTCGGGGCTGGTAGGCCATATGAAGCTCGTTTAGCAGCATGCATTGGacttttggttgttttgacGGAAGGTGTTTTGGCATCAACATCCCTCATCCTTTTGCGCAAAGTATGGGGCTACTGCTATAGCACAGAAGAAAAGGTAGTGAGATATGTAGCAGATATGATGCTTTTGCTTGCAGGATCACATATTCTAGAGGGCATTCAAACCGTACTTTCAG GCACTGCAAGAGGATGTGGCTGGCAAAGGGTAGGTGCAATCATCAATTTGGGAGCTTATTATTTGTTGGGAATACCTTCTGCTATACTGTTAGCATTTGTCTATCATGTTGGAGGAAAG GGGCTTTGGATTGGCATTATTGTGGCGCTTGCTGCACAAGCATCACTTCTTGGAATAATAACTGTGCGAATGAATTGGGAGAAAGAG GCAAAGAAGGTTGCTGATAGGGTGTCTGGCAAAGTGAATCCCAGAGAAGCATCATAG
- the LOC113775824 gene encoding AUGMIN subunit 8 isoform X1 — protein MDLCELQRVLQKQFTVDTPRPPLIPADKNNGTTRRSRTREVSSRYKSPTPVASSGPRRCSSPTVTRTTNSNVSVPKRAISAERKRPSTPPSPPSPSPSTPVQDTSTDVLLASRKVAGNQLPESLWPSTMRSLSVSFQSDTFSLPISKREKPVNHALADRTLRPPSNVAHKQSETITPASRKPTPERKRSPLKGKNSANQSENFRPVEGVHSRLVEQHRWPSRAGGKLSANTVNRSIDLGDKAGRSSSLQQSGSGVPSLRRWSLDGMTKPLQKSASNLLAPVSSDEGGKQVIGDCSADDNSLHLHKPVSSSFLERSKLMNAAIRSQSLPVHSSRPPSPNKASVTSSTISRGVSPSRAKRVSPVPSRGPSPSRSRPSSPSRQSSNPTSVLSFIADIKKGKKTVNYIEDAHQLRLLYNRQLQWRYANATADAVLSSQKEKAELTLYSVWRSTSDLRDSVIKKRIKLQQLTLKLKLYAVLNEQLAYLDEWPGIERDHAESLSQAITDLQASTLRLPVTGGARGDIQTVKAAVCSAVDIMQAMGSSICLILSQVEEMNCLVSELADVVAQERAMLDLCEALFASTSAMQVEEYSLRTHLVQLKEAWINDQLISGN, from the exons ATGGATTTATGTGAATTACAGCGAGTATTACAGAAACAGTTTACAGTGGACACCCCAAGACCACCATTGATTCCGGCAGACAAGAATAATGGAACCACTCGCCGGTCTCGAACAAGAGAAGTTAGTTCTAGATACAAGTCACCTACTCCAGTTGCATCTTCTGGTCCAAGGCGTTGCTCTTCCCCAACTGTCACAAGAACAACAAATTCAAATGTGTCAGTACCAAAAAGAGCTATATCTGCTGAGAGAAAGCGGCCCTCAACGCCACCATCACCACCAAGTCCGTCTCCATCAACACCAGTGCAGGACACATCGACAGATGTGCTTTTGGCATCAAGAAAGGTAGCAGGCAATCAGTTGCCTGAGTCGTTATGGCCGTCTACGATGAGGAGTCTTAGTGTTTCTTTCCAGTCTGATACTTTTTCTCTGCCTATTAGTAAGAGGGAAAAACCAGTTAATCATGCTCTTGCTGATCGGACTCTGAGGCCACCATCCAATGTAGCACATAAGCAGAGTGAAACAATAACCCCTGCTTCACGAAAGCCTACACCAGAGAGAAAAAGGAGTCCACTGAAAGGAAAGAATTCTGCTAATCAGTCTGAGAATTTTAGACCAGTTGAAGGTGTGCATTCTCGACTGGTAGAGCAGCATAGATGGCCTAGTAGAGCAGGTGGAAAATTATCTGCAAATACAGTAAATAGAAGTATTGATCTTGGTGACAAGGCCGGTAGGAGTTCATCTTTGCAACAGTCAGGATCTGGGGTACCTTCCTTACGGAGATGGTCCTTGGATGGTATGACTAAGCCTTTACAAAAATCCGCCAGCAACTTGTTGGCACCAGTGTCATCTGATGAAGGTGGGAAACAAGTGATTGGTGATTGCTCAGCTGATGATAATTCATTGCACTTACATAAGCCTGTCTCTTCGAGTTTTTTGGAAAGATCAAAGCTAATGAACGCTGCAATTAGATCTCAGTCTTTACCTGTTCACAGTTCTCGTCCCCCATCACCGAATAAAGCGTCAGTGACCTCATCCACTATTTCACGAGGAGTCAGTCCATCCAGGGCGAAAAGAGTGAGTCCTGTTCCATCAAGAGGGCCAAGTCCATCACGATCAAGACCATCAAGCCCATCAAGACAGTCCAGTAATCCAACTTCTGTTCTCAGTTTCATTGCTGATATCAAAAAGGGAAAGAAGACAGTGAATTACATTGAAGATGCTCACCAACTGCGGCTATTGTACAATAGACAATTGCAGTGGCGATATGCTAATGCTACCGCAGATGCTGTGCTGAgttctcaaaaagaaaaagctgaG CTAACGTTATATAGCGTCTGGAGAAGTACGTCAGATTTGCGAGATTCAGTAATCAAAAAGAGAATAAAACTGCAACAGCTAACATTGAAGTTGAAGCTGTACGCAGTTTTGAATGAACAG CTGGCCTACCTTGATGAGTGGCCAGGAATTGAGAGGGATCATGCTGAATCGTTATCCCAGGCTATCACAGATCTGCAAGCAAGCACTCTCCGCCTTCCAGTCACTGGAGGGGCAAGG GGAGATATCCAAACTGTCAAGGCAGCTGTTTGCTCAGCAGTGGATATAATGCAGGCAATGGGATCCTCCATATGTCTTATACTGTCACAG GTGGAGGAAATGAACTGCCTGGTTTCTGAACTTGCTGACGTGGTAGCTCAAGAAAGAGCAATGCTTGATTTATGTGAGGCTCTCTTTGCGTCAACATCTGCAATGCAG GTAGAGGAATACAGCCTTAGAACCCATCTTGTACAGTTGAAAGAAGCTTGGATAAATGATCAATTGATCTCTGGGAATTAA
- the LOC113775824 gene encoding AUGMIN subunit 8 isoform X2, which translates to MDLCELQRVLQKQFTVDTPRPPLIPADKNNGTTRRSRTREVSSRYKSPTPVASSGPRRCSSPTVTRTTNSNVSVPKRAISAERKRPSTPPSPPSPSPSTPVQDTSTDVLLASRKVAGNQLPESLWPSTMRSLSVSFQSDTFSLPISKREKPVNHALADRTLRPPSNVAHKQSETITPASRKPTPERKRSPLKGKNSANQSENFRPVEGVHSRLVEQHRWPSRAGGKLSANTVNRSIDLGDKAGRSSSLQQSGSGVPSLRRWSLDGMTKPLQKSASNLLAPVSSDEGGKQVIGDCSADDNSLHLHKPVSSSFLERSKLMNAAIRSQSLPVHSSRPPSPNKASVTSSTISRGVSPSRAKRVSPVPSRGPSPSRSRPSSPSRQSSNPTSVLSFIADIKKGKKTVNYIEDAHQLRLLYNRQLQWRYANATADAVLSSQKEKAELTLYSVWRSTSDLRDSVIKKRIKLQQLTLKLKLYAVLNEQELRGIMLNRYPRLSQICKQALSAFQSLEGQGEISKLSRQLFAQQWI; encoded by the exons ATGGATTTATGTGAATTACAGCGAGTATTACAGAAACAGTTTACAGTGGACACCCCAAGACCACCATTGATTCCGGCAGACAAGAATAATGGAACCACTCGCCGGTCTCGAACAAGAGAAGTTAGTTCTAGATACAAGTCACCTACTCCAGTTGCATCTTCTGGTCCAAGGCGTTGCTCTTCCCCAACTGTCACAAGAACAACAAATTCAAATGTGTCAGTACCAAAAAGAGCTATATCTGCTGAGAGAAAGCGGCCCTCAACGCCACCATCACCACCAAGTCCGTCTCCATCAACACCAGTGCAGGACACATCGACAGATGTGCTTTTGGCATCAAGAAAGGTAGCAGGCAATCAGTTGCCTGAGTCGTTATGGCCGTCTACGATGAGGAGTCTTAGTGTTTCTTTCCAGTCTGATACTTTTTCTCTGCCTATTAGTAAGAGGGAAAAACCAGTTAATCATGCTCTTGCTGATCGGACTCTGAGGCCACCATCCAATGTAGCACATAAGCAGAGTGAAACAATAACCCCTGCTTCACGAAAGCCTACACCAGAGAGAAAAAGGAGTCCACTGAAAGGAAAGAATTCTGCTAATCAGTCTGAGAATTTTAGACCAGTTGAAGGTGTGCATTCTCGACTGGTAGAGCAGCATAGATGGCCTAGTAGAGCAGGTGGAAAATTATCTGCAAATACAGTAAATAGAAGTATTGATCTTGGTGACAAGGCCGGTAGGAGTTCATCTTTGCAACAGTCAGGATCTGGGGTACCTTCCTTACGGAGATGGTCCTTGGATGGTATGACTAAGCCTTTACAAAAATCCGCCAGCAACTTGTTGGCACCAGTGTCATCTGATGAAGGTGGGAAACAAGTGATTGGTGATTGCTCAGCTGATGATAATTCATTGCACTTACATAAGCCTGTCTCTTCGAGTTTTTTGGAAAGATCAAAGCTAATGAACGCTGCAATTAGATCTCAGTCTTTACCTGTTCACAGTTCTCGTCCCCCATCACCGAATAAAGCGTCAGTGACCTCATCCACTATTTCACGAGGAGTCAGTCCATCCAGGGCGAAAAGAGTGAGTCCTGTTCCATCAAGAGGGCCAAGTCCATCACGATCAAGACCATCAAGCCCATCAAGACAGTCCAGTAATCCAACTTCTGTTCTCAGTTTCATTGCTGATATCAAAAAGGGAAAGAAGACAGTGAATTACATTGAAGATGCTCACCAACTGCGGCTATTGTACAATAGACAATTGCAGTGGCGATATGCTAATGCTACCGCAGATGCTGTGCTGAgttctcaaaaagaaaaagctgaG CTAACGTTATATAGCGTCTGGAGAAGTACGTCAGATTTGCGAGATTCAGTAATCAAAAAGAGAATAAAACTGCAACAGCTAACATTGAAGTTGAAGCTGTACGCAGTTTTGAATGAACAG GAATTGAGAGGGATCATGCTGAATCGTTATCCCAGGCTATCACAGATCTGCAAGCAAGCACTCTCCGCCTTCCAGTCACTGGAGGGGCAAGG GGAGATATCCAAACTGTCAAGGCAGCTGTTTGCTCAGCAGTGGATATAA
- the LOC113773019 gene encoding protein DETOXIFICATION 16-like isoform X2: MDEKNISHGLESPLIPVSLGVQGSSTKHSDFLAEVKKLLALAGPLILVNFLIFALQNGMSGALDTFCGQSYGAKHYRMLGIHMQRAMVVLLLTCIPLTCIWANTGRILAFVGQDPEISFEAEVYARFLIPGIFAVALLYCQIRFLQAQNNVFPMMFTTGIITLVHLLMCWLLVFKSGLGSRGAALASSVSYWINVLLLALYIRLSPSCKMTWTGFSKEAFHHIWKFLTLAIPSAIMTCLEIWSFEMMVLLSGLLPNPKLETSVLSISLNTCSMIYMMPLGLGGAISTRVSNELGAGRPYEARLAACIGLLVVLTEGVLASTSLILLRKVWGYCYSTEEKVVRYVADMMLLLAGSHILEGIQTVLSGTARGCGWQRVGAIINLGAYYLLGIPSAILLAFVYHVGGKGLWIGIIVALAAQASLLGIITVRMNWEKEAKKVADRVSGKVNPREAS; the protein is encoded by the exons ATGGATGAGAAAAACATAAGCCATGGACTGGAATCCCCACTTATTCCAGTCTCATTAGGAGTTCAGGGATCCAGTACAAAGCATTCCGATTTCTTGGCAGAAGTGAAGAAGCTCTTGGCACTAGCAGGGCCTCTGATCTTGGTCAACTTCTTGATATTTGCTTTGCAG aatGGGATGTCTGGTGCATTGGACACATTCTGCGGTCAGTCCTATGGAGCAAAACACTATCGAATGCTGGGAATTCATATGCAGAGAGCTATGGTCGTCCTTTTACTTACCTGCATCCCTCTTACATGTATTTGGGCAAATACAGGGCGTATTCTTGCGTTTGTGGGGCAAGATCCTGAAATATCATTTGAAGCTGAAGTGTATGCCCGCTTTCTGATACCAGGCATCTTTGCTGTTGCGCTCCTATACTGCCAAATCCGATTTCTGCAAGCCCAAAATAATGTCTTTCCTATGATGTTTACTACTGGAATTATAACATTAGTTCATTTACTCATGTGTTGGCTTCTCGTATTTAAATCAGGCCTCGGAAGCAGAGGTGCTGCTCTGGCTAGCTCCGTTTCGTATTGGATCAATGTTTTGTTGTTAGCGTTGTATATTAGGTTATCTCCTTCCTGTAAAATGACTTGGACTGGATTTTCCAAGGAAGCATTTCATCATATCTGGAAATTTCTTACACTGGCAATTCCTTCTGCTATAATGACCTG CCTAGAGATTTGGTCATTTGAAATGATGGTTTTGCTGTCTGGtcttcttccaaatccaaagctAGAAACATCAGTTCTTTCCATCAG CCTTAACACATGTAGCATGATTTACATGATGCCGCTAGGACTTGGTGGTGCCATCAG TACAAGAGTCTCAAATGAACTCGGGGCTGGTAGGCCATATGAAGCTCGTTTAGCAGCATGCATTGGacttttggttgttttgacGGAAGGTGTTTTGGCATCAACATCCCTCATCCTTTTGCGCAAAGTATGGGGCTACTGCTATAGCACAGAAGAAAAGGTAGTGAGATATGTAGCAGATATGATGCTTTTGCTTGCAGGATCACATATTCTAGAGGGCATTCAAACCGTACTTTCAG GCACTGCAAGAGGATGTGGCTGGCAAAGGGTAGGTGCAATCATCAATTTGGGAGCTTATTATTTGTTGGGAATACCTTCTGCTATACTGTTAGCATTTGTCTATCATGTTGGAGGAAAG GGGCTTTGGATTGGCATTATTGTGGCGCTTGCTGCACAAGCATCACTTCTTGGAATAATAACTGTGCGAATGAATTGGGAGAAAGAG GCAAAGAAGGTTGCTGATAGGGTGTCTGGCAAAGTGAATCCCAGAGAAGCATCATAG
- the LOC113773661 gene encoding secoisolariciresinol dehydrogenase-like: MANLSSEAQVGKRLEGKVALITGAAQGIGACMARVFVNHGAKVVCVDINEELGRSVCDDLGAENASFLYCDVTKESDIENAINSTIHEHGKLDIMINNAGIADEGKTSILDNDLSDFERVMRVNLSGVFLGIKHAARVMIPTRSGSIINLGSISGSIGGITSHSYSSSKHAVVGLTRNAAAELGKHGIRVNCLSSHVVLTPLSQNFFNFGEEGQSRVYTNLEGMVLKPEDLANAAVYLASEEARFMSGHNLMLDGGFTVTNPAFGLFSRF; this comes from the exons ATGGCTAATCTTTCATCAGAAGCTCAAGTTGGCAAAAG GTTGGAAGGTAAGGTCGCTCTGATCACTGGCGCAGCTCAAGGCATAGGTGCTTGTATGGCAAGAGTGTTCGTCAATCATGGGGCTAAAGTAGTGTGTGTTGACATAAATGAAGAGCTGGGGCGATCTGTATGTGACGATTTGGGCGCCGAAAATGCATCTTTTCTCTATTGTGATGTAACCAAGGAATCAGATATTGAAAATGCAATTAACAGTACCATTCACGAGCATGGAAAGCTGGATATCATGATCAACAACGCTGGCATAGCAGATGAAGGAAAAACTAGCATCCTAGACAACGATCTTTCCGATTTTGAACGTGTGATGCGTGTTAATCTCTCAGGTGTTTTCCTAGGCATCAAACATGCAGCCCGGGTGATGATCCCAACGCGAAGTGGGAGCATCATTAACCTGGGAAGCATTTCAGGAAGCATTGGAGGGATAACCTCCCATTCATATTCGAGTTCAAAGCATGCTGTTGTGGGCTTGACAAGAAATGCTGCTGCAGAGCTTGGGAAGCATGGAATCAGAGTCAACTGCTTGTCTTCTCATGTTGTTTTGACACCACTGTCTCAGAACTTCTTCAATTTTGGTGAAGAAGGACAATCAAGAGTTTACACAAACCTTGAAGGGATGGTCTTGAAGCCTGAAGATCTAGCCAATGCTGCTGTTTATTTGGCTAGTGAGGAGGCAAGGTTCATGAGTGGACACAATCTTATGTTGGATGGAGGATTCACCGTCACAAATCCAGCTTTTGGATTGTTTTCAAGATTCTAG